The Providencia rettgeri genome includes a window with the following:
- the hutU_2 gene encoding Urocanate hydratase, translating into MLNRTDSTRVIRAPRGSEKTCKSWLTEAVYRMIQNNLDPDVAEHPQSLVVYGGIGRAARDWECYDKILDVLTTLEDDQTLLVQSGKPVGVFPTHPDAPRVLIANSNIVPHWANWDHFNELDRKGLMMYGQMTAGSWIYIGSQGIVQGTYETFVSLAKQHFNGNAAGRWILTGGLGGMGGAQPLAATMAGFSMIAVECDESRIDFRLRTRYVDKKATTLDEALQYIEEAKANGQPVSVGLLGNAADVYSELVKRNITPDSVTDQTSAHDPVHGYLPQGWTLDQWREKQQTAPAEVTKAAKKSMAVQVDAMLTMQKRGSAAFDYGNNIRQMAKDEGISNAFDFPGFVPAYIRPLFCEGIGPFRWVALSGDPEDIYKTDQKVKELLPDDKHLHNWLDMARERIAFQGLPARICWVGLKDRERLGRAFNEMVKSGELKGPIVIGRDHLDSGSVASPHRETESMKDGSDAVSDWPLLNALLNTAGGATWVSLHHGGGVGMGFSQHSGVVIVCDGTDAADKRLARVLHNDPATGVMRHADAGYDIAINCAKEQGLNLPMVK; encoded by the coding sequence ATGTTAAATCGTACTGACTCAACTCGAGTGATCCGCGCACCACGTGGCAGTGAGAAAACCTGTAAGAGCTGGCTGACAGAAGCGGTATATCGCATGATCCAAAATAATTTAGACCCTGATGTCGCTGAGCACCCTCAAAGCTTAGTGGTCTATGGCGGTATCGGTCGAGCGGCACGTGATTGGGAATGCTATGACAAAATTTTAGATGTGCTGACCACACTGGAAGATGACCAAACATTACTCGTGCAGTCAGGTAAACCCGTCGGAGTGTTCCCTACCCATCCAGATGCGCCCCGCGTATTGATCGCAAACTCAAATATTGTTCCTCACTGGGCGAATTGGGATCACTTTAATGAGTTAGATCGTAAAGGCTTAATGATGTATGGCCAAATGACGGCTGGTTCTTGGATCTACATTGGTTCTCAAGGGATCGTCCAAGGCACCTATGAAACGTTCGTTTCACTGGCCAAGCAACACTTTAATGGTAACGCAGCAGGGCGTTGGATCTTAACGGGCGGTTTAGGTGGAATGGGCGGAGCACAGCCATTAGCAGCAACCATGGCGGGCTTTAGCATGATAGCGGTGGAATGTGATGAAAGCCGTATCGATTTTCGTTTAAGAACTCGTTATGTGGACAAAAAAGCGACGACATTAGATGAAGCACTGCAATATATCGAGGAAGCCAAAGCAAATGGCCAGCCAGTTTCTGTTGGGCTATTAGGTAATGCGGCTGATGTTTACAGTGAATTGGTGAAACGCAATATCACTCCTGATTCCGTCACTGACCAAACTAGCGCCCATGACCCTGTACACGGCTACTTACCACAGGGTTGGACACTCGACCAATGGCGTGAAAAACAACAAACCGCACCTGCTGAAGTGACCAAAGCAGCGAAAAAAAGCATGGCAGTCCAAGTGGATGCGATGTTAACGATGCAAAAGCGTGGCTCAGCGGCTTTTGACTATGGCAATAATATTCGCCAAATGGCAAAAGATGAAGGCATTAGTAATGCCTTTGATTTCCCAGGCTTTGTTCCTGCTTATATTCGCCCTCTGTTTTGTGAAGGTATTGGTCCATTCCGTTGGGTCGCGTTGTCAGGTGACCCAGAAGATATCTATAAAACAGACCAAAAAGTAAAAGAATTATTACCAGATGACAAACACTTACATAATTGGCTCGATATGGCACGTGAGCGTATCGCATTCCAAGGGCTTCCTGCACGTATTTGTTGGGTAGGCTTAAAAGACAGAGAAAGATTAGGCCGTGCTTTCAACGAAATGGTGAAAAGTGGTGAGTTAAAGGGGCCAATTGTGATCGGTCGTGATCACTTAGATTCAGGCTCTGTGGCTAGCCCTCACCGTGAAACGGAATCTATGAAAGATGGCTCTGATGCGGTATCAGACTGGCCTTTATTGAACGCACTATTAAATACCGCAGGTGGCGCAACATGGGTCAGTTTACATCACGGTGGTGGTGTTGGTATGGGCTTCTCACAACATTCAGGCGTCGTCATTGTGTGTGATGGAACGGACGCCGCTGATAAGCGTTTAGCTCGTGTTTTACATAATGACCCTGCAACGGGCGTTATGCGCCATGCAGATGCAGGTTATGACATCGCCATTAACTGTGCGAAAGAGCAAGGCTTGAACTTGCCGATGGTGAAGTAA
- the livF gene encoding LIV-I protein F produces MLEFKKVSTHYGKIQALHEISLNIQKGEIVTLIGANGAGKTTLLSTLCGDPRASEGQVIYRGVDITQLPTSKIMREDIALVPEGRRVFSRMTVEENLAMGGFFADRQQYQERIERVYKLFPRLYERRSQRSGTMSGGEQQMLAIGRALMSQPELLLLDEPSLGLAPIIIMQIFDTIQQLREEGMTIFLVEQNANQALKLADRGYVLENGHIVLEDSGKALLANEAVRSAYLGG; encoded by the coding sequence ATGCTAGAGTTTAAAAAAGTTTCTACCCATTATGGAAAAATTCAAGCACTACATGAAATTAGTTTGAATATCCAAAAAGGTGAAATTGTGACCTTAATTGGAGCAAATGGTGCAGGGAAAACCACCTTGCTCAGTACGCTTTGTGGCGATCCACGTGCATCGGAAGGTCAAGTCATCTACCGAGGCGTGGATATCACCCAATTGCCCACTTCGAAAATTATGCGTGAAGACATTGCATTAGTACCCGAAGGGAGGCGTGTATTTTCTCGTATGACAGTGGAAGAAAATCTCGCAATGGGGGGCTTTTTTGCCGATCGCCAACAGTACCAAGAACGTATTGAGCGAGTTTATAAGCTATTTCCAAGGCTGTATGAGCGTCGAAGCCAGCGTTCAGGAACGATGTCTGGCGGTGAGCAACAAATGCTAGCGATAGGCCGTGCTTTAATGAGCCAGCCAGAGTTACTCTTACTTGATGAGCCATCCTTAGGCCTTGCTCCCATTATCATTATGCAAATTTTTGATACGATTCAGCAGCTACGCGAAGAAGGAATGACGATTTTCCTTGTCGAACAAAACGCCAACCAAGCGTTGAAACTCGCAGACCGTGGTTATGTGTTGGAAAATGGGCATATTGTGTTGGAAGATAGTGGCAAAGCGTTGCTAGCGAATGAGGCAGTACGAAGCGCCTATCTAGGCGGCTAA
- the lptB_2 gene encoding Lipopolysaccharide export system ATP-binding protein LptB produces the protein MSHITTPLLQVNGLTMRFGGLLAVNNVELTINQGEIVSLIGPNGAGKTTIFNCLTGFYKPTSGTILYREKHLEGLTGQSIARLGVIRTFQHVRLFKEMTVIENLLVAQHQHLKSGIFSGLLKTPAFRRAEAEALDNAVKWLERVDLLPFANRQAGNLAYGQQRRLEIARCMVTRPEILMLDEPAAGLNPKETNDLDDLIAELRAHHNVSILLIEHDMKLVMGISDRIYVVNQGTPLANGTPSEIRQHPDVIKAYLGEAY, from the coding sequence ATGAGCCATATAACAACGCCTTTGCTACAAGTTAATGGCTTAACAATGCGTTTTGGTGGGTTACTTGCCGTCAACAATGTTGAGTTAACCATTAATCAAGGGGAAATAGTTTCACTGATTGGCCCTAATGGGGCGGGTAAAACCACCATTTTTAACTGTTTAACGGGGTTTTATAAGCCGACCAGCGGCACGATTTTATATCGTGAAAAACACCTTGAAGGGCTGACAGGGCAGTCTATTGCTCGCCTTGGCGTCATCCGAACATTTCAGCATGTGCGGTTATTTAAAGAAATGACGGTGATTGAAAATTTACTTGTGGCGCAACATCAACATTTAAAAAGTGGCATTTTTTCTGGGCTATTGAAAACCCCTGCGTTTCGTCGGGCAGAAGCTGAAGCGCTTGATAATGCGGTAAAATGGCTTGAGCGTGTTGATTTACTCCCCTTTGCCAATCGACAAGCGGGTAATTTAGCCTATGGGCAGCAGCGTCGGTTAGAAATTGCTCGCTGTATGGTCACTCGCCCTGAAATATTAATGTTAGATGAACCAGCAGCGGGTCTTAACCCTAAAGAAACCAATGATTTGGATGACTTGATTGCTGAGTTACGAGCTCATCATAATGTTTCAATTCTCTTAATTGAACATGATATGAAATTAGTCATGGGAATTTCAGATCGCATTTATGTCGTGAATCAAGGAACGCCATTAGCGAATGGGACACCGAGTGAGATCCGTCAACATCCTGATGTGATAAAAGCCTATTTGGGGGAAGCTTACTGA
- a CDS encoding leucine/isoleucine/valine transporter permease subunit encodes MRKENWINAIVASVTFFVLALFMMGLQLALDGTKLVVTVGDSVRWNWIIAGIIVIFVYQLVRPTLNKVWQGVPKKAWAIPDFDGSTAKQKILAAVIIIAAIIWPFIVSRGSVDIATLTLIYVMLGLGLNVVVGLSGLLVLGYAGFYAIGAYTFGLLNHYYGFGFWESLPIAGLTAALAGFLLGFPVLRLRGDYLAIVTLGFGEIVRILLLNNTEITGGPNGISQLPKPTFFGLEFSRTAKEGWDTFHNFFGLDYSPGDRIIFLYFVALLLVVLTLFVINRLLRMPLGRAWEALREDEIACRSLGLSPTRIKLTAFTISAAFAGFAGTLFAARQGFISPESFTFVESAFVLAIVVLGGMGSQTSVILAAIILVVSREMMRDLNQYSMLLLGALMVLMMIWRPQGLLPMKRRQMQVKKVPEGEGV; translated from the coding sequence ATGAGAAAAGAAAATTGGATTAATGCCATTGTGGCTTCAGTGACTTTTTTCGTATTGGCTCTGTTCATGATGGGGTTGCAGCTCGCTCTTGATGGCACAAAACTGGTTGTTACGGTTGGGGATTCTGTACGTTGGAACTGGATCATTGCGGGTATTATTGTCATCTTTGTTTACCAGTTGGTTCGTCCGACATTAAATAAAGTATGGCAAGGAGTTCCTAAAAAGGCGTGGGCGATCCCTGATTTTGATGGTTCGACAGCCAAGCAAAAGATTCTTGCAGCTGTAATTATTATTGCCGCAATTATTTGGCCGTTTATTGTTTCTCGCGGAAGCGTGGATATTGCCACCCTGACATTAATTTATGTGATGTTAGGCTTAGGGTTAAATGTGGTTGTTGGGTTATCTGGGTTACTGGTTCTTGGGTATGCCGGCTTTTATGCCATTGGTGCTTATACTTTTGGTTTATTAAATCATTACTATGGTTTTGGTTTCTGGGAAAGTTTACCGATTGCAGGGTTAACCGCTGCGTTAGCCGGTTTTTTATTGGGATTCCCTGTTCTAAGGTTGCGGGGGGACTATCTTGCAATAGTGACGCTCGGCTTTGGGGAAATTGTTCGTATTTTATTACTGAATAATACCGAAATCACTGGCGGGCCAAATGGGATCAGTCAATTACCGAAACCGACTTTCTTTGGTTTGGAATTTAGCCGTACCGCGAAAGAGGGCTGGGATACCTTCCATAACTTTTTTGGCTTAGATTACAGCCCTGGTGACCGTATTATTTTCCTGTATTTTGTCGCCTTGTTATTAGTAGTCTTAACCTTATTTGTTATCAATCGCTTACTGCGTATGCCATTAGGTCGTGCATGGGAAGCATTACGCGAAGATGAAATTGCCTGTCGCTCATTAGGGCTAAGCCCAACTCGAATAAAATTAACCGCATTTACTATTAGTGCGGCCTTTGCGGGATTTGCAGGGACGTTATTTGCCGCACGACAAGGCTTTATCAGCCCAGAATCTTTTACCTTTGTGGAGTCGGCATTTGTGTTAGCCATCGTCGTTTTAGGGGGAATGGGCTCACAAACTTCCGTGATTTTAGCCGCAATTATCTTAGTCGTATCACGGGAAATGATGCGTGACCTTAACCAATACAGCATGCTGTTATTAGGGGCATTGATGGTGCTGATGATGATCTGGCGACCACAAGGCCTATTACCGATGAAACGTCGTCAAATGCAGGTGAAAAAAGTCCCTGAAGGGGAGGGCGTATGA
- the livH gene encoding LIV-I protein H, whose protein sequence is MSDQILYFIQQLLNGLTLGSTYALIAIGYTMVYGIIGMINFAHGEVYMIGSYVSFIVIAGLMMLGIDIGWILVAAAFIAAIVVSSAYGWSIERVAYRPVRHSKRLIALISAIGMSIFLQNYVSLSQGSRDLALPSLITGQWVLGESDGFEATVTKMQLTIWGVTVLAMLALTLFIRYSKMGRACRACAEDLKMASLLGINTDRVISLTFVIGAAMAAVAGVLLGQFYGVINPYIGFMAGMKAFTAAVLGGIGSIPGAMLGGLILGVAEAMTSAYLSTEYKDVVSFGLLIGVLLIMPTGILGRPEVEKV, encoded by the coding sequence ATGTCAGATCAAATTCTGTATTTTATTCAGCAACTTCTGAATGGTTTAACCCTCGGTAGCACTTATGCACTGATAGCTATCGGCTATACGATGGTGTATGGCATCATTGGGATGATTAACTTCGCCCACGGTGAAGTGTACATGATTGGTAGCTATGTCTCTTTTATTGTGATCGCAGGCTTAATGATGCTTGGGATTGATATCGGTTGGATCCTTGTTGCTGCGGCCTTCATTGCGGCAATTGTGGTCTCTAGTGCCTATGGTTGGAGTATTGAACGGGTTGCTTATCGGCCGGTCCGTCATTCTAAGCGATTGATTGCTTTGATCTCTGCGATCGGAATGTCTATTTTCCTGCAAAACTATGTCAGTTTGTCACAAGGTTCGCGTGATTTAGCACTACCCAGTTTGATTACAGGACAATGGGTTCTCGGTGAAAGCGATGGTTTTGAAGCCACGGTGACTAAGATGCAATTGACCATCTGGGGGGTTACCGTGCTTGCGATGTTAGCTTTGACGCTATTTATTCGCTATTCAAAAATGGGCAGAGCCTGCCGAGCCTGCGCAGAAGATCTTAAAATGGCCAGCTTATTAGGCATTAATACTGATCGCGTTATTTCATTAACTTTCGTTATCGGTGCTGCAATGGCGGCCGTAGCGGGTGTGCTATTGGGGCAATTTTATGGTGTGATTAACCCCTATATTGGCTTTATGGCTGGAATGAAAGCATTTACCGCAGCAGTGTTAGGAGGAATAGGGAGTATTCCTGGCGCGATGTTAGGTGGTTTGATTTTAGGTGTGGCAGAAGCAATGACTTCTGCATATTTAAGCACTGAATATAAAGATGTTGTGTCATTTGGTTTATTGATTGGTGTGCTATTAATCATGCCAACCGGCATTCTGGGACGCCCGGAGGTCGAAAAAGTATGA
- the livK gene encoding Leucine-specific-binding protein precursor, with translation MKNMNKALLAGCIAMAFSSAGWAKEIKIAVVGAMSGPVAQYGDMEFTGARQAIADINAKGGINGNTLVAVEYDDACDPKQAVAVANKVINDGIRHVIGHLCSSSTQPASDIYEDEGVIMITPAATNADLTTRGYQMVLRTTGLDSDQGPTAAKFIMEDIKPTRIAVVHDKQQYGEGLARSVRESLNKAGVKEVMFEGVTAGDKDFSALVAKLKKENVDFVYFGGYYPEMGQILRQAKQAGLNIRFMGPEGVGNSSLSNIAGDASEGMLVTLPKRYDQVATNQPIVDAIKAKKEDPTGPFVWTTYAAIQGLTTAMERTGSIEPEDLVKDLKANPVETVMGTLSWQPNGDLKGFEFGVFEWHKDGTSTSVK, from the coding sequence ATGAAGAATATGAATAAAGCATTATTAGCGGGCTGTATTGCGATGGCATTCAGTTCAGCAGGATGGGCAAAGGAAATTAAAATAGCGGTTGTTGGCGCGATGTCAGGGCCTGTAGCTCAATATGGTGATATGGAATTTACAGGGGCACGCCAAGCGATCGCAGATATTAATGCTAAAGGTGGCATTAATGGAAACACATTAGTGGCAGTAGAATATGACGATGCCTGTGACCCGAAACAAGCGGTTGCGGTGGCAAATAAAGTGATTAACGATGGTATACGCCATGTTATTGGGCATTTATGTTCCTCTTCAACACAGCCGGCATCCGATATTTATGAGGATGAAGGTGTCATTATGATCACCCCAGCTGCAACTAATGCGGATTTAACTACACGTGGTTATCAAATGGTTCTGCGTACAACCGGTTTGGATTCGGACCAAGGACCCACTGCAGCTAAGTTTATTATGGAAGATATCAAACCAACTCGTATTGCTGTTGTGCATGACAAACAACAATATGGGGAAGGTTTAGCCCGTTCTGTACGTGAAAGCCTCAATAAAGCTGGCGTTAAAGAAGTGATGTTTGAAGGGGTAACGGCGGGTGACAAAGACTTTTCCGCTTTAGTGGCAAAATTGAAGAAAGAGAATGTTGATTTTGTTTACTTTGGGGGATATTACCCAGAGATGGGGCAAATTTTACGCCAAGCGAAGCAAGCTGGCTTGAATATTCGCTTTATGGGGCCTGAAGGCGTCGGTAACTCTTCATTATCAAATATTGCAGGTGATGCCTCTGAGGGCATGTTGGTAACTTTACCAAAACGTTACGACCAAGTTGCGACTAACCAACCAATTGTTGATGCCATCAAAGCGAAGAAAGAAGACCCAACAGGGCCATTTGTTTGGACAACTTATGCTGCTATCCAAGGTTTAACGACGGCAATGGAGCGTACTGGCAGTATTGAGCCTGAAGATTTAGTGAAAGACCTGAAAGCAAATCCGGTCGAAACTGTCATGGGAACATTAAGCTGGCAGCCAAACGGTGACCTGAAAGGGTTTGAGTTTGGTGTATTTGAGTGGCACAAAGATGGGACTTCCACCTCTGTAAAATAG
- the yhhK gene encoding Acetyltransferase, GNAT family — MRLTIIPLVNPTEQQYLDLHKIWPDQSPFELAKMCKAGDLFYAARFNERLLGAAKITVDHNTATLQDFCVREVTRRRGVGSYLLEEICQAIPDITLWKFDISGVALQEKEAVRLFLAANGFNTTTQPDIWEKTA, encoded by the coding sequence ATGAGACTCACTATTATCCCGCTGGTCAATCCTACTGAGCAACAATATCTGGACTTACATAAAATCTGGCCTGACCAGAGCCCTTTTGAGCTAGCCAAAATGTGCAAAGCAGGTGACCTATTCTATGCCGCCCGTTTTAATGAACGCCTTCTTGGAGCTGCAAAAATTACGGTGGATCATAACACTGCCACTTTGCAGGATTTTTGCGTACGAGAGGTCACTCGCCGACGCGGTGTTGGCTCATATTTATTAGAAGAAATTTGCCAAGCTATTCCTGACATTACACTATGGAAATTTGATATTAGCGGGGTAGCCCTACAAGAAAAAGAAGCGGTGCGGCTATTCTTGGCTGCTAATGGCTTCAATACCACTACACAACCTGATATATGGGAAAAAACAGCATGA
- a CDS encoding putative lyase: protein MKLNKIHHVAIIASNFEVSKDFYCRILGLNLLEEHYRPANNSWKADLAFGEHYQIELFSFVNPPARLSYPEATGLRHLAFSVDDLNKWVTYLTEQGVTCEAIRIDPYTQKRFTFFTDPDGLPLELYGD from the coding sequence ATGAAGTTAAATAAAATTCATCATGTTGCTATTATCGCATCCAATTTTGAGGTTAGTAAGGACTTTTATTGCCGTATTTTGGGTTTGAATCTACTTGAAGAACATTACCGCCCAGCAAATAATTCATGGAAAGCGGACTTAGCCTTTGGTGAACATTACCAAATTGAATTATTCAGTTTTGTTAATCCACCAGCGAGGCTGAGTTATCCCGAAGCCACAGGGCTGCGTCATTTAGCCTTCAGTGTTGATGATTTAAATAAATGGGTCACTTATTTAACTGAGCAAGGTGTGACTTGTGAGGCCATACGCATCGACCCCTATACCCAAAAGCGTTTTACATTTTTCACAGATCCCGATGGCTTACCGCTAGAGTTATACGGTGATTAA
- the rpoH gene encoding Heat shock regulatory protein F33.4: protein MTKDMQSLALVPQGSIEAYVRAANAYPMLTAEEEKELAERLHYHGDLDAAKQLILSHLRFVIHVARSYAGYGLPQADLIQEGNIGLMKAVRRFNPEVGVRLVSFAVHWIKAEIHEYVLRNWRIVKVATTKSQRKLFFNLRKNKKRLGWFNQDEVDMVAQELGVSTKDVREMESRMAAQDMAFDMSDDDDSSDFGGPVAPVLYLQDKASDFAGSIEDDNWESHATDRLADALDSLDERSQDIIRARWLDDDNKTTLQELADKYGVSAERVRQLEKNAMKKLRLAMEEDEDSEM from the coding sequence ATGACCAAAGACATGCAATCATTAGCTCTTGTTCCACAAGGAAGTATTGAAGCCTATGTTCGGGCTGCTAATGCTTACCCGATGCTCACCGCTGAGGAAGAAAAGGAACTTGCTGAACGGCTGCATTACCATGGTGATCTGGATGCTGCAAAGCAACTGATCTTATCGCACTTGCGCTTTGTTATTCATGTTGCTCGTAGTTATGCAGGGTATGGTTTACCACAAGCTGACTTAATTCAGGAAGGTAATATCGGCCTGATGAAAGCTGTGCGTCGTTTCAATCCTGAGGTTGGTGTTCGTCTTGTTTCTTTTGCGGTTCACTGGATCAAAGCTGAAATTCATGAATACGTTTTACGTAACTGGCGTATTGTCAAAGTCGCGACAACAAAATCGCAACGTAAGCTATTCTTTAACTTAAGAAAGAATAAAAAACGTCTTGGTTGGTTTAACCAGGATGAAGTTGATATGGTTGCCCAAGAGTTAGGGGTAAGTACTAAAGATGTGCGTGAAATGGAATCACGTATGGCTGCACAAGACATGGCATTTGATATGTCAGATGACGATGACAGCAGTGATTTTGGTGGCCCTGTAGCCCCAGTCTTATACTTACAAGACAAAGCATCAGACTTTGCTGGCTCAATTGAAGATGATAATTGGGAAAGCCATGCAACTGACCGCTTAGCTGATGCGTTGGATTCTTTGGACGAGCGCAGTCAGGATATCATCCGAGCTCGTTGGTTAGATGATGACAACAAAACGACGTTGCAAGAACTCGCTGATAAATACGGTGTTTCTGCAGAGCGTGTTCGTCAGCTTGAAAAGAACGCAATGAAGAAGTTACGTTTGGCGATGGAAGAAGACGAAGATAGCGAAATGTAA
- the ftsX gene encoding Cell division protein FtsX: protein MAKNVRKSKPERAKQSKSKALKGGWKEQWRYSWLNALADMLRQPLATFLTIMVIAISLTLPSLCYIVWKNVSQAAEQWYPTPQLTVYLDKSLDEQGGQNVVTQLQALDGVDHVNYLSRDQAMSEFRSWSGFSTALDMLEENPLPAVAIITPKIDFEGSNVLITLRDRVSQVDGIEEVRMDDSWFARLAALTGLVGKVASVIGVLMIVSLFLVIGNSVRLNIFARRDTINVMKLIGATDGFIMRPFLNGGLVLGALGAIISLIMTFLLVWQLADGVAKVASVFGTQFQIEGLLWEESLLILLLSAMVGWIAAWLATLQHLRHFTPE, encoded by the coding sequence ATGGCTAAGAATGTCCGTAAAAGCAAGCCGGAACGAGCCAAGCAATCGAAAAGTAAAGCATTAAAAGGCGGTTGGAAAGAGCAGTGGCGTTACTCGTGGTTGAATGCGCTCGCTGACATGCTAAGACAGCCTTTGGCCACCTTTTTGACTATCATGGTTATTGCGATTTCACTCACATTACCGAGCCTTTGTTATATTGTGTGGAAAAACGTTTCGCAAGCCGCGGAGCAATGGTATCCAACACCACAACTCACTGTTTATCTGGATAAATCCCTTGATGAACAAGGCGGGCAAAATGTAGTAACACAACTGCAGGCTCTTGATGGGGTTGACCATGTGAATTACCTTTCACGTGACCAAGCCATGAGTGAGTTTCGCAGTTGGTCCGGTTTTAGTACTGCACTCGATATGCTAGAGGAAAACCCACTGCCTGCAGTCGCAATAATTACGCCTAAAATTGATTTTGAAGGTTCTAATGTATTAATAACACTGCGTGATAGAGTCAGCCAAGTCGATGGCATTGAAGAAGTTCGCATGGATGATAGCTGGTTTGCGCGGTTAGCTGCACTAACGGGTTTGGTTGGGAAAGTCGCTTCTGTCATTGGGGTTTTAATGATTGTGTCACTATTCCTTGTGATAGGTAATAGCGTACGGCTCAATATTTTTGCTCGCCGCGATACGATTAATGTGATGAAGTTAATTGGTGCTACTGATGGGTTTATCATGAGGCCATTTTTAAATGGTGGCCTTGTATTGGGTGCATTAGGTGCCATTATTTCCCTAATTATGACCTTTCTACTTGTTTGGCAGTTAGCTGACGGTGTGGCAAAAGTAGCCAGTGTATTTGGTACGCAATTTCAGATTGAAGGATTGTTATGGGAAGAGTCTTTATTGATTCTACTGTTATCCGCTATGGTTGGTTGGATAGCGGCATGGTTGGCAACACTTCAACATTTACGACACTTTACACCTGAGTAA
- the ftsE gene encoding Cell division ATP-binding protein FtsE has product MIRFEHVSKAYRGGRQALQGVDFHLQPGEMAFLTGHSGAGKSTLLKLICGIERPSAGHILFNGHDISRLKNREIPFLRRQIGMIFQDHHLLFDRTVYDNVSMPLIISGASTEDIRRRVSAALDKVGLLDKAKNFPIQLSGGEQQRVGIARAVVNKPTMLLADEPTGNLDGELSEGIMRLFEEFNRVGVTVLMATHDIALIERRNCRVLTLSEGRMLGGQHG; this is encoded by the coding sequence ATGATTCGCTTTGAACACGTTAGTAAAGCTTATCGCGGTGGCCGCCAAGCACTCCAAGGGGTTGATTTTCATCTTCAACCTGGAGAAATGGCATTTCTAACAGGCCACTCAGGCGCAGGTAAAAGTACATTACTTAAATTGATTTGTGGAATTGAACGCCCAAGTGCGGGTCATATTTTATTCAATGGTCATGATATCAGCCGCTTGAAAAATCGAGAGATCCCGTTTCTGCGCCGGCAGATCGGGATGATTTTTCAAGATCACCACCTGTTATTTGATCGAACGGTATATGACAATGTCTCAATGCCGCTAATCATTTCTGGTGCCAGTACCGAGGATATTCGTCGGCGAGTTTCTGCCGCATTGGATAAAGTTGGGTTATTGGACAAAGCGAAAAACTTCCCAATTCAGTTATCTGGTGGGGAGCAACAACGTGTCGGTATTGCCCGAGCGGTGGTGAATAAGCCAACGATGTTATTAGCGGATGAACCGACAGGTAACCTTGATGGTGAATTGTCTGAAGGAATCATGCGTTTATTCGAAGAATTTAATCGTGTAGGGGTGACCGTTTTAATGGCGACCCATGATATTGCATTGATTGAGCGTCGTAACTGCCGTGTTCTTACATTGAGTGAAGGCCGTATGCTTGGAGGTCAACATGGCTAA